In the Acropora muricata isolate sample 2 chromosome 10, ASM3666990v1, whole genome shotgun sequence genome, one interval contains:
- the LOC136930827 gene encoding protein SET-like translates to MSNPGLTPNKIRKVDPVDGAQNSHTDQQEIIEEIHSVQCQIDALNEQASEEILKIEQNYNRLRKPHFEQRTDLTRRIPNFWMTVFINHPQLQMLIDEEDEEALQYMTFLEVEEFEDIKSGYRIKFGFAENPYFSNDVIFKEFVVNENGDQSSRATSIKWKAGMDLTQRYKIRTKRSVMGQKRGFEEPQSFFCWFTEQETGYELGDVIKDDVWPNPIQYFLGSASGMQEDNEDEEDIDEEEEDDQDKVVVVDDGDDDEEGVEDDDEGDDEEEEEEEEEEVVVEEGEEEELAEGDEPVVYELEEEEDEGGDDNDDEDDEEEGDGAEQEEEVLLEGEEEDDDEEDEGLEQEDEGEVDECVEEDELEEEETTAVE, encoded by the exons ATGTCTAATCCAGGTTTAACTCCGAATAAGATCAGGAAAGTTGATCCTGTTGATGGAGCCCAAAATTCTCACACCGATCAACAGGAAATTATTGAAGAAATCCACTCCGTGCAGTGCCAGATAGATGCTCTCAATGAGCAGGCCTCCGaggagattttgaaaattgagcAAAACTACAACCGACTGCGAAAACCACATTTTGAACAGAGAACAGACCTCACAAGGCGGATACCAAACTTCTGGATGACAGTC TTTATAAATCACCCTCAGTTACAAATGCTGATTGATGAGGAAGATGAGGAAGCTTTACAGTACATGACTTTCTTAGAGGTTGAAGAATTTGAAGACATCAAATCTGGATACAGAATAAAATTT GGTTTTGCAGAAAATCCATACTTCTCaaatgatgtaattttcaaagaatttgTTGTCAATGAGAATGGTGACCAGTCATCTCGTGCCACTTCTATCAAATGGAAAGCTGGAATG GACCTCACTCAACGTTATAAGATAAGGACAAAACGGAGTGTAATGGGGCAAAAGAGAGGCTTTGAAGAACCACAGAGCTTTTTCTGTTGGTTCACAGAACAGGAGACTGGGTATGAGCTAGGAGATGTGATTAAAGATGATGTTTGGCCGAACCCTATACAGTACTTTTTG GGTTCAGCAAGTGGAATGCAGGAGGATAATGAGGATGAAGAAGACATTGATGAGGAAGAGGAAGATGATCAG GATAAAGTGGTTGTTGTAGACGATGGAGACGATGATGAAGAAGGAGTagaagatgatgatgaaggTGATGAcgaggaagaggaggaagaagaagaggaagaagttGTTGTTgaggaaggagaagaagaagaacttgcTGAGGGAGATGAGCCAGTTGTTTATGAACTGGAGGAAGAAGAGGATGAGGGAGGGGATGATAACGATGACGAGGATGATGAAGAGGAGGGTGATGGTGCCGAGCAAGAA GAAGAGGTCCTCCTAGAGGGCGAGGAAGAAGATGACGATGAGGAAGATGAAGGGTTGGAGCAAGAAGATGAAGGGGAAGTAGATGAATGTGTTGAGGAGGATGAGCTAGAAGAAGAGGAGACGACGGCAGTGGAATAA
- the LOC136930398 gene encoding grpE protein homolog 1, mitochondrial-like: MLTSAIKATRSVVLHAECCKQLNIFSFPCFLGTNFRFYNAQSSPDANSTDPEKKEEGTNIDAGHKDTKGCEYDRLIEEKDALLKDLQDKYKRSLADNENMLSRSRKQIEEAKLFGIQSFSKDLLEVADILGKATETVPKEEIEKSVTLKNLYDGLLMTEAQLQKVFKKNGLEKINPINEKFDPYSHEALFQLAFPDKDAGTVAIVEKVGYKLNGRTLRPALVGVVKE; the protein is encoded by the exons ATGCTTACATCTGCGATAAAAGCCACTAGAAGTGTGGTCTTACATGCAGAGTGTTGCAAACAACTTAATATATTTTCGTTTCCATGCTTTTTGGGCACAAATTTCCGATTTTATAATGCTCAGTCCAGTCCTGACGCGAACTCCACCGATCCCGAGAAAAAAGAAGAGGGAACGAACATCGATGCAGGACATAAGGATACAAAAGGCTGCGAATATGATCGTCTCATTGAAGAAAAAGACGCTTTACTTAAAGATCTTCAG GATAAGTACAAGAGATCCCTTGCTGACAATGAGAACATGTTGAGCCGCAGCAGGAAACAAATAGAGGAAGCTAAGTTGTTTGGAATTCAGTCATTCTCTAAAGATCTTCTTGAAGTTGCAGATATCTTAGGAAAAGCAACAGAAACTGTTCCAAAAGAGGAAATAGAAAAAAGTGTTACTTTAAAGAACTTGTATGATGGTCTTCTTATGACAGAGGCCCAGTTACaaaaggttttcaaaaagaatggCTTAGAGAAAATCAACCCAATCAATGAAAAATTTGATCCCTACAGTCATGAAGCTTTGTTCCAGCTTGCATTTCCAGATAAAGATGCAGGAACTGTCGCGATAGTTGAAAAAGTTGGATACAAGCTGAACGGAAGGACACTGAGGCCAGCCCTTGTTGGTGTGGTCAAAGAATAG
- the LOC136930397 gene encoding adenosine receptor A3-like, with protein sequence MNFVLVGDNMNSVTGITNVTNDVGHLELTQDSTCPLLSKIVPTADFTSSLGFAISCLNIPLSLCSFFGNLVILIVLRRSASINAPTKLLFLNLAFTDLCVGLLCQPLFSFHLMSISLKRWDLCHVTEKTGYIPTVTLCGVSLLTVTAISVDRLLVLLKGMMYRQVVTLKRVRFLLGMIWISSLCTGVLFLWNVRVFFGIICVCVLNCVILSTSSYVKIFLTLRRQTKKMLDESTQNPVQNRPLNAVRRYRKSVCTALWIYCALISCYLPFSVIKLVTTFVVVTPLLLVVNAFMAILVYFNSTLNPVLYCWRIKEVRYRVKETICCIRYH encoded by the coding sequence ATGAACTTTGTTTTGGTTGGAGACAACATGAACTCTGTGACCGGAATTACGAATGTTACAAATGACGTGGGCCATCTTGAGCTAACCCAAGACTCTACATGTCCACTTTTGAGTAAAATCGTTCCGACTGCCGACTTTACAAGCTCCTTGGGTTTCGCAATTTCGTGTCTAAATATTCCACTGTCGCTTTGCAGTTTTTTCGGCAACTTGGTGATTTTAATCGTCCTCCGCAGATCAGCATCTATCAATGCACCAACGAAGCTCCTTTTTCTAAATCTTGCATTTACAGATTTGTGTGTCGGGCTTCTTTGCCAGCCATTATTCAGTTTTCATTTGATGTCCATATCTCTCAAACGTTGGGATCTTTGTCATGTCACAGAAAAGACCGGATACATTCCAACAGTTACTTTGTGCGGAGTATCTCTTCTAACAGTGACTGCAATAAGTGTGGACAGGCTCCTAGTTCTGTTAAAGGGAATGATGTACAGGCAAGTGGTCACTCTTAAACGCGTCCGTTTCTTACTGGGCATGATATGGATATCAAGTCTGTGTACAGGGGTGTTGTTTCTGTGGAATGTTCGCGTTTTCTTTGGTATAATTTGTGTATGTGTCCTTAACTGTGTAATCTTATCAACTTCTTCGTACGTCAAGATATTCCTCACTCTTCGCCGTCAGACAAAGAAAATGTTGGATGAATCGACACAAAATCCTGTACAGAATAGGCCTTTAAATGCTGTGAGGCGATATAGGAAGTCTGTATGCACAGCATTATGGATTTACTGTGCGCTGATTTCCTGCTACCTGCCTTTTTCTGTAATTAAACTTGTCACAACTTTTGTTGTCGTTACGCCTTTACTTTTGGTAGTCAATGCATTCATGGCGatcctggtttattttaactcAACGTTGAATCCTGTACTTTACTGCTGGAGAATAAAGGAAGTTAGGTATCGAGTAAAGGAAACAATATGCTGCATCAGATATCACTAA